AGGCAAAAGGCAGGCTCTCAGAAATCATGGAATAGCTTACTGCATCATCACATAAAAGCGAGCATTCCCCTGCTTCCGCACCGTACAGAACAGGCTCTATATTAAAAACGGTATCGTCCCGGACACATAGAACGGGCTCTGCCCAAGGAATTAGCGCGCCCTGTTTGATATACAGAGGAACTTCATCCTCAGCAACCTGGCGGGTGATCCATTGTCCGCCGTTCAGCCACTCTCCGGTCAAACGTTCGTACCAGCGGCCTTGAGGCAGGTAGAGCTTACGTGTGTCACCGTTACCATAGACAACAGGAGCAGCCATAAGATCCTCTCCAACCATGAACTGGTCGAAGCAATCCAGCACCTCAGAGTCACCCGGGTAATCCATCACTAAGGGACGTATAGGCGGTACCCCCTGCTGACGGTATCTGCCAAATGCGGCATACAGGTAAGGAATCAGACTCATTCGGATTTGCAGAAGCTTTCTGCATTGCTGCGCCAGTTGCGGCCAATCCTCCAGCCATTCACCGGCATGGTTCTTGTCATGATCGAATTGCTTCCACGGCGGCGAAGGAATCATATAACAGTTAAGCACCGCCAGAGGCGAGAAAATCACAGCGCCAATCCGGCGCAGCAGCTCTTCCCTCGTTGCTGTCTGGCGGACCTCCGGCGACCAGAGCAGACCTGAGAAGGACGCTGTGGCCAGCCCCCGTACGAAGTCTTCATGGTCGTAGAGGTCGCTGTACAGTACATAGGGATAGGGCGCCGCAAGCGCATGGGAAGCGCGTACCTGTCCATAGGTCCGGCGATCCGCTGCCTTGAACGGGGCGAGCATCGTTTGCTGATAGAGCTGGCCGAACAAGCTGTGCATCTGCTCCCCGTCCGCCCCTCCCGGAAAACGGGCGAAATCGGGAAAACCCCAGTTGCCGATATAATCGCCGTTATCACATTCATCCAGCTTGAAGCCTGACAACCCCGCCTCAATGAAGGGCTGGTGGATGTCCGTGAAGGCTTTCCGGGCCTCAGCTTGGGTGAAATCCGGCACCAGACCGTCCCATACATAGCTGTCGGCCGAATAAGGCTTCAGCTCCGGGAAGACAGGACTATCAGGATGCACATAAGCATGCTCCCACAGATTAAGCCGGTACCCCATATCATTCAGATCCTGGATCAGCCTTGTTTCATCCGGAAATCTGTTGCTGTCCCACACATAAGTACAGGAGTAGGCGTTCGTCTGCCAGCCGGGCTCCAGACCAAACATGTCGCAGGGCATCTCATCTTCCCTGATTTGCCGGGCTAACTGCAGGACATCCTCCTGATCCGCATGCCAGTCGGCGCGGTACATCACACCCAATCCCCACATCGGAGGTAACGCCCCGCCGCCGCTGAACAGATTATAGCGGCTGACCGCGTCCTTCATATCCCCGCCGCAAAACACATAAATATCTACTCCTTGCGCCGCAGGGATATCCACCAGCATATTGCCGCTTCCCTTTTTCACTTCCCAGTGCCCCTTCTCGGTGCCTGCCGATTCGAAGCCTTCCAGATCCTGCTTGCTGCCAACTCTCTTGCACCCTCCGCTGAAAAAGGTTGCGTACCGGGCCGTATCCACCAGAATGGCATAACCGGCAGTACTTACATAAAAGGGAACCGGCGCATGGGAGTCGCCCAGATCCGCGGACGGGTCGGAATTCGTGCGCAGCTTCTTCTTGCTGCCGCTCTGTCTGAACGATTTAAGCTGTAAGCCCAAACCGTATACTTCCTCTTCCGGCTCCAAGGGAATCTCCAGCAATACAGAGCCCTGGCGCGGTTGAAAATGAATGTCCTCCCTTAGAAAGGGAAGCGGATTATCTTCAAGCGCATTCAGCGCTTCGAGACATGTGACGGGCTTCAATACCGATACCGGTGTAAATTCTTCGGGTGTTCCGAAGGTCAGCTTAAAGATTCCACTGGCAATTTTCTGCATAATCCATTTCTCCTACTGTAAATAGTTTTTGGAACTATCCCTTCACGCTTCCCAGGACGAGACCAGACACGAAATAACGCTGTAAAAAAGGGTAGACGCACAAGATGGGCAACGTGGCCAGAATGATCTGCGCGCTCTTGGTCGTGCGCGGTGAGATGCTGGCCAGGAGTGCGGCGTCCTCAGACCTCACATTGCTGAAATCGAAGCTGACAATAATGGAGCGTAAATAGGTGGCGAGCGGATAGTTCTCGGTCTGGTTCATGAAGATCATTCCGTCAAACCAGCTATTCCAATGCCCTACCATAGCCAGCAGCAGGATGGTCGCAAAGGCAGGCAACGACAGCGGGAAATATAACCGCCACAGGATGGTCCAGTGTCCGGCTCCATCTATGCGGAAGGACTCATCCAGTTCCCGGGGCAGTCCTCTGAAGAAATTGATCATCAGAACGATGTTGAAGACCGCCAGGGCTGTCGGCAGGACCAGTACCATCATGGTATCCAGCATGTGGAGGGATTTCACCTGCATGTACAGGGGAACGATGCCTCCGCTGAACAGGATGGTGAACATGAAAAACCATACATAAAACGTCCGCATGCTGAAATCCCTGTTCTCCCTGGAAAGGGGGTAAGCCGAAATAAAGGTAACCAGCATCTGCAGGGCGCTGCCCACAAGCACACGGATCACAGCCACGCCCAAGGATCTTAGAAATTCCGGACGGGTAGCGATAAATTTATAAGCGTCCAGTGAAAAGTCCGACGGAAAAAACCGTACCTTCCCCATCGCCACCGCCGAGGCGGAGCTGAAGGAAATGGCTAACGTATTGACAATCGGCGCAATGCAGAGGATTCCCAAGAGAATGAGAAACACTTTGTTGAATACTGCGAACACGGTGCTGCCGTTCAAACGGTATTTCACCCTTGCTCCCCCTTTCAAAAAATGCGGTAATCGGCAAACTTATAAGCCATATAATAGGAAACTGAAATAAGTACTCCGGATACCAGCGATTTAAACAGTCCTACGGCTGTCGCTACGCTGTACTGCGCCTGATTAAAGGCCAGCCGGTAGACCAGCGTATCCAGGATATCGCCGGAATCGACCACCAGCGGATTGAGCAGCATGAATACCTGTTCGAACCCGGCGTTCAGCACATTGCCCAGACTGAGAGTAGCCAGAAGAATGATTGTGGGACGAATGCCGGGCAGCGTAACATGCCAGATCTGCCGCCAGCGGCTGGCTCCGTCAATCATGGCTGCTTCATACAAATCCGGATTAATGGAGGTTAGCGCAGCCATATAGATAATCGTATTGAAGCCAAAGTTCTTCCACACTTCAGTAGTGACCAGTACGCCGGGGAACAGCCGGTTGCTGGACAGGAAGCCCACCGGCTCTCCGCCAAAGGCCTGGATGAGGCTGTTAATCACCCCCTCCAGACTGAGGACATCCAGAATGATGCCGCCGAGCACCACCCAGGACAGGAAATAAGGCAGGTACATCGCAGTTTGCAGCACCCGTTTCAGCTTCTGGCCGCGCATTTCGTTCAGCAGCAGCGCAACAACGATAGGCACAATCAATGAAAATACAATTTTCAAAATCGAGATATAGATCGTGTTATACATGACTTGCCCGAAGCGGGGCATGGAAATAATATATTTGAAATTGTCCATCCCGACCCACGGACCCGCAAGCCAGCCCTTGAACACGCTAAAGTTCTGGAAGGCCATGACAATCCCCATCATCGGGATATAGCAGAATAGAACAGCCAGTATAATTCCCGGTATCAAAAACAAATGGTACGGTAATTCATGTCTGAAGCGGCTCTTCAGGTGCGATGCTCTCACAATAGGCTACCCCTTTCATCACAAGCTGGCATTGATCTCGTCCAGAATCTGCTGGCCGCCCAGCTTGTGCCACTCGGATACGAAGGTATCGAAGGCGTCAATAGGCTCCGCACCCATGATGATCTTCGTAAAAATTTCACGTTCATAATCGCCCAGAATGCCCATTTTGTTCAGCATCGTTTCCGTGGTGCCTCCATAAGCCTGGGGAATCAGATGATCCGTGCCATAGCCCTCCACAATCGTTTTGAAGGCTTTGACCTGGTGATATTCCATATAGCCGGTCCCCTTGCCGTCCAGATAAGCTACGCTCGGTTCGTATTTCCCCGTCTCGGTCAGAGCCTGATCCAGCTTGCTGGGATCGCGCTTCTCGATGGCTTCGATCAGGTATTCCAAAGATTTCACGGTAGCATCATCGGTCGTAAGAGTCCGGGCCAGAGACAAGTGCCCCTGTTCCACAATGGTCTGCCCTTTTTCGAAAGCAAAGAATTTCTTGACCTCGGGATCATTCCGGTTCGGACCGTAAGCCATCTCGTTGTAATCATTTAATAATTGGACGAGAATTTCGGGATGCTTATAGTCTTTGTTCACCGCATAGTAGCTCACCACGGTTGTGCCTACATTGGCAAATACATCCTCGCCGTCGGCGCTTGGGGCCGCCAGTGGAGTCCAGACCATATCCGGCTGGCCCTCCAGGCCCGTACCGTACATGTATACGTTCCAGCAGCGTCCATAGCTGATGCCGTATTTGCCGCCGCTGACCTCCTCCGTTACCTTGGTCGTATCCTTCATGCCAAACTCAGGATCAATCAGGCCGGCCTGATACATTTCTCTGAGCTTAGCCAAGGCATTCTTCATTTCAGGCTGCACGCTGCCGTAGGTGATCTTGCCGTCATCTCCTTTGAGCCAGCTCTGCGGATAGGCATGGTATCCGTTGAAGAATCCGGTGGTGGAGGTAATCCCGTCGAATAGCCAGTTGCTGAACGCCAGCCCGCCGGTGTCGTCGATGCCGTTGCCGTCCGGGTCCTGTTCCTTGAAGGCCTTGGCTACCTTAATTACATCGTCGATGGTCTTCGGCACAGGCAGGTTCAGCTTATCCAGCCAGTCCTGACGCACCCACAGCAGACTAGGTTCATAGATGACTGAGGTCGTGTAAGGCAAAGCCATGAGCTTGCCGTCAAAGGTAGCCGAATCCATCGCAAGGCCGCCGTCACCGGTAAGAATCTCCTTCGTCAAATCAGAAGCATGCTCCTCGAAAACATCGGTCAGATCCGCTGTCATACCGGCTTTTACCATGGTCTCCAGCTGGTTGGTGGAGGCTTCAATGACGATATCCGGGATTGAGCCCGAGGCAATAACGATATTCAGCTTCTCATTGTATTCATTCTGCAGAGCGGTCCATTCGTGTATGACATTCAGATTGAACTTGTCAGCATAATGCCGGTACCAGATGTTGTTCGCAAAATCATCCCCTGCGGGATATCCCCAGGTGGGCAGGGAATAACGGCCTACCCGCAGGTCAATGGGTTGCTTCGGATCGGCACTGGAGCTGGCAGTGTCTTTGGTATTGGTATTGGATGGTGAGCTGCAGGCTGTCAGGGCCAAAAGAACGGTACTAATCGATAAAGCGGCAATTTTTCTCATGATTTTGCTTCCCCCTCATATTCGGTTTCTGCATGATCTCTTTATTGCACAATCAGAGCCGGCTGGCCCCAGAAGGCCCTGTCATATCCGTAGTCGCCCAACGAATCAGTGATCAGGGTAATGATGACCGAAGTTCCGGCATATTCGGCCAGCGGGATACTGAACGGCGTCCAGGCCCCGCCTGGCATGATATCCTGCGACCACTTTACCGTTCCGTTCACCGCTATGCGGAAGCCGGCGCCCTGGGAGCCCTCCGATCCGTCCTTAATGCCGGCGAATCCCTGCAGTACAGCCTGCGTGTCTGCGGGCAAATTCAAGGCATATTCAATATGCGTCTGCCCGTGCTGCGGCGGGTGGGCATCCAGCCCCTGCTTCTCAACACCGAGTACAGAGCCGCTTCCCGGGAATCCGCCGAACGGAGACTGGGCTTGCCCTTCGCTTCCGTCCTCGAACACCAGGCTCGAATGATATGGAGCGCCGGGTAACGATAAGGGCAGCTGCACAGGAGCAGACACGTTGTGAATCAGATACACCGTACCCGAGGCAGGTGCTGTAATTTCGTAGTGATTGTTACCTAGACTTACAGACGAGGCTGCTCCGTAGCTGGATTGCACCACAGTTAAGGGCAGCGGGCTGTTCACCTTGAAGCTTACGCTGCGGTTGCCGCCGTAAGTTGCGACGGCTACTGTCGGCGCCACCCATACGGCAGAATCATTGTCCACCGTCACACCGGGATGCGTCTCCAGCCGGAGGGTCACTTCTTTGCCTGCGAATTCCGACAAATCCAGCTCCATGGCTGTAGGTGAGGCGCTTCTGCTGAACTGCTCTTCACTCAGCACCGTACGGTCCCCAGGCGCTTCTGCCTTATCCCAAGCGGATACCTTGAAGGTGACACCGTCACTGCTCGCAACATTCTGCTCGGAGCCCAGCTGCACACCGGCTTGAAAGCTCGCTGCCGCTGCTGCAGGCAGATTGATATCAAATTCCAGCCAGGTATGCCCGCCCTGCCACTGTCCTGCGTAAGGCGGATGGGCCAGGATCCGGTCGCCCCAGTGCTGCACAGTTCCTCCTCCGGGGAAGGAGTAGGAGAATCCGCCCGTGGTAGGGAACGGGGCAGCGGTTGTATGGACGGTACCGTCTCCCAGAACCTCTCCTGCTCTAACCGGTCCCTCGTAATTCAGCAGATCTATATCCCCGAACTGAAGCTTGTCGTCCATAACGATGGTGGTGTGGGTGGAGCGGCTGGACAGCCGTTTTAGCGCCACATCCTCCGGCCACTCATAGACATGGAATCCCTCGGGATCGCGGACCTGGTTCAAATACAGATACGTTTTGTCCGGGTCCAGCCCGAACAGCTTCTGTTCGTCATAGAGCAGCCACCCCGGAATGCTTCCCGGCAACGGATAGGTCTCTGCCCCGTACAAATAACGCATGATGTCGGTGCCCCCGCCGGAAGGGTTCCCGTCGTAGGCGGTCAGCTTCTCGCCATAGGAATCGCGGACATATTTGGCACTGCCGCCGTTTGCTGTCCTGAAAGCAAACAAAGTGGGATCTGACATATTGCTGAAATCGGCTGTAGGCTGTGCGCTCTGGTACCAGCCCGCTTCATCCAGCAATTGTTCCATCAGCGGGGTAGGATTGGCGATCTGGCCCAGATTAGGTCTTGTGAGCATCGGAATGGCCCCGAGCCGGTTCTGAACGACCTTATGCCAGGCCATGAAATAATCCTCCGTGATCGGGTTCGCATGATCAGGATGACCATAAATGGTCGTATACGGGGCAAAAATCGCTGAGCTGGCCGGAACCACCTGATTGATTTTGCTGTCATCCCACGTTCCGCTCGCGGAGAAGATGCCATAGGCATGGCGCTGCGCAAAGGACTCATAGCGTGTCGTGATTTCATTCAAGCTCTCCCCGCCCAAGGCGATATCCGGCAGCGCTTCTCTAAGCTCGCGGTGCAGGGCGATATTGCCTTGCATCATGTTGTTGCCGTCAATCAGGCCGTTGGCATCGTTATACATGAGCAGCGACTGGTCCAGATGCAGCGCGTCCGGTCCGACCTCATTCACCAGGGCAGTCATCTTGTTAACGAAGAGTTCCCGCCACGCCTCCGCCGCCGGATTAATAACGGCAAATGAAATCTGTTCCGATCCTGCTGTATACTCCCAGCGCTTCCGCTCCAGCGTGAACGGATCCTTCACCTGATAGGGCTGCATCTGTGTATAATTCTCGTTGTTAAACGATGTTCCGAATATATTGACATACAGCATCACGCGGAATCCCAGCGCCTGAGCAGCGTCGATCCTGGCTGCGATATCCGGCTTAGGCTCATAATTGGGAAAATTCACATCATAGGGGTCCGCTCTCCAGCCGGGAACAACCAGCAGCGTCCGCTCCGCATCTACCCGCTGTGCAAGCTCCTCCAGCATCGGCTGGTCTTCCAGATCGGTCAGTACCGTGAATCCGATATCCTTCGCCCAATCCGGTGCCTTCGCGGAAGATTCAGCTAACCCAAAGGCGCCATCTGCCCACTCCCGGTACATCGCCGATCCTTTTGCCCAGTCACCGGCGTAGGCTTTAAGCCGCCAATCCGTGGAGACTGACTTGGTCGTTTGCTGAAACGGAGCGGGCGATTGCGTCTCTATTCCAACATAGAAGCTGCCATTCTCATGCTTCACATGCAATGTTTTGAAGAAATCGGCATTGTCATCCGCATGAACCAGCAGTCCGCCCTCTGCCCCCTGCACAAGAAACATCTGCGCCTCCCAGACATCGGGATAGGTGAACTGGGAGAAGCCATAGGCGGCGTCCGGTGATTCGGCAGTGAGCCGGATCCCGCCCAGTGCAGGAATAATCAGATCATACGTATCGGGGATAATGAATCCCCATTGCACGCCCGATATACCTGGTTGCACTGTCTGCGCATGTTGGCTGACGGTCAAGGTACCGTCATATTTACGGGCAACCGTCGTTTCCAGCTCAGCCAGCGAAGTGCCCGACCCCCAGGTGTGTTCATAGGTGACATGCCCTCTCTTCGCTGAAACGGTGGAAGTTGCCGTATCATTCCACAGATTGTTCTGCGCCAGATGGCGGATACCGGTCAGCTTGCCTTCGTTGCCGCGGGCCAGATTTATCGTTCCATAGGTGAAGTCGATGGCGGCCGTGCCGGAATCAATCGTCACCTTCACATTAGCTGTATCTGCAAAACTAAGACCCGGCAGACTGCCACACCAAAGGATACACGCCACACATACCATCACTGTTCTTCTGACAACATGGATCATTACCTATCCCCTCTCTTCATCCGGAATGGAATGGACCTACATTGCAAACTGCCTGGTAATGAATTCCGCACTCCCCTCACTCACGAACAGCCCCATCCCTCCTTGCTGGAAATCATACAGCCGTGTGCTTAACGCAAGCTCCTCGTTCACATAGACTACGCATACCTGATCTTCCAGATATATGCTTAACGAGCAGGCGGTTCCCGGCAGCAATTGCAGCGGCCGCTCCATGCCGACGGCGTAGGGGACATCTCCCTTCCTCGGCCACTGGTCAACAACAATCCGGTTACGGCCCGGCTCCAGCCGGATCATATACCCCTGCCCGAACTCCTGATCGGTCCGCAGAATAATGCCGCAGCCCCGGGTGCCGGGAGCGAACGTTATCGTCGCCTCCAGCTTGCAGGCGCCGTCCGGTAATGGCCCCGCATAGGCACCGGCGAAGGAATCGGTTGCCGTAACCGCAGCCGTGCTGCCGCTGAACTTCCAGCGTCCGAGCACTTCGGTGAAGGATAAAGCGCTTTCCTGATTAAACGCAGCATTCAGGGTATCCGGCACTTTTACAAGCAGCGCACCATCCGTGCCCTGTACGACTTCATGCACAACCAGATGTCCGCCCCATTGCCAGGTGCCCC
This genomic interval from Paenibacillus sp. FSL H8-0332 contains the following:
- a CDS encoding TIM-barrel domain-containing protein, giving the protein MQKIASGIFKLTFGTPEEFTPVSVLKPVTCLEALNALEDNPLPFLREDIHFQPRQGSVLLEIPLEPEEEVYGLGLQLKSFRQSGSKKKLRTNSDPSADLGDSHAPVPFYVSTAGYAILVDTARYATFFSGGCKRVGSKQDLEGFESAGTEKGHWEVKKGSGNMLVDIPAAQGVDIYVFCGGDMKDAVSRYNLFSGGGALPPMWGLGVMYRADWHADQEDVLQLARQIREDEMPCDMFGLEPGWQTNAYSCTYVWDSNRFPDETRLIQDLNDMGYRLNLWEHAYVHPDSPVFPELKPYSADSYVWDGLVPDFTQAEARKAFTDIHQPFIEAGLSGFKLDECDNGDYIGNWGFPDFARFPGGADGEQMHSLFGQLYQQTMLAPFKAADRRTYGQVRASHALAAPYPYVLYSDLYDHEDFVRGLATASFSGLLWSPEVRQTATREELLRRIGAVIFSPLAVLNCYMIPSPPWKQFDHDKNHAGEWLEDWPQLAQQCRKLLQIRMSLIPYLYAAFGRYRQQGVPPIRPLVMDYPGDSEVLDCFDQFMVGEDLMAAPVVYGNGDTRKLYLPQGRWYERLTGEWLNGGQWITRQVAEDEVPLYIKQGALIPWAEPVLCVRDDTVFNIEPVLYGAEAGECSLLCDDAVSYSMISESLPFASIKVTQEGGLSIEEQDIISERYSIAGVKYVPDGERG
- a CDS encoding carbohydrate ABC transporter permease; this translates as MKYRLNGSTVFAVFNKVFLILLGILCIAPIVNTLAISFSSASAVAMGKVRFFPSDFSLDAYKFIATRPEFLRSLGVAVIRVLVGSALQMLVTFISAYPLSRENRDFSMRTFYVWFFMFTILFSGGIVPLYMQVKSLHMLDTMMVLVLPTALAVFNIVLMINFFRGLPRELDESFRIDGAGHWTILWRLYFPLSLPAFATILLLAMVGHWNSWFDGMIFMNQTENYPLATYLRSIIVSFDFSNVRSEDAALLASISPRTTKSAQIILATLPILCVYPFLQRYFVSGLVLGSVKG
- a CDS encoding ABC transporter permease subunit is translated as MRASHLKSRFRHELPYHLFLIPGIILAVLFCYIPMMGIVMAFQNFSVFKGWLAGPWVGMDNFKYIISMPRFGQVMYNTIYISILKIVFSLIVPIVVALLLNEMRGQKLKRVLQTAMYLPYFLSWVVLGGIILDVLSLEGVINSLIQAFGGEPVGFLSSNRLFPGVLVTTEVWKNFGFNTIIYMAALTSINPDLYEAAMIDGASRWRQIWHVTLPGIRPTIILLATLSLGNVLNAGFEQVFMLLNPLVVDSGDILDTLVYRLAFNQAQYSVATAVGLFKSLVSGVLISVSYYMAYKFADYRIF
- a CDS encoding extracellular solute-binding protein → MRKIAALSISTVLLALTACSSPSNTNTKDTASSSADPKQPIDLRVGRYSLPTWGYPAGDDFANNIWYRHYADKFNLNVIHEWTALQNEYNEKLNIVIASGSIPDIVIEASTNQLETMVKAGMTADLTDVFEEHASDLTKEILTGDGGLAMDSATFDGKLMALPYTTSVIYEPSLLWVRQDWLDKLNLPVPKTIDDVIKVAKAFKEQDPDGNGIDDTGGLAFSNWLFDGITSTTGFFNGYHAYPQSWLKGDDGKITYGSVQPEMKNALAKLREMYQAGLIDPEFGMKDTTKVTEEVSGGKYGISYGRCWNVYMYGTGLEGQPDMVWTPLAAPSADGEDVFANVGTTVVSYYAVNKDYKHPEILVQLLNDYNEMAYGPNRNDPEVKKFFAFEKGQTIVEQGHLSLARTLTTDDATVKSLEYLIEAIEKRDPSKLDQALTETGKYEPSVAYLDGKGTGYMEYHQVKAFKTIVEGYGTDHLIPQAYGGTTETMLNKMGILGDYEREIFTKIIMGAEPIDAFDTFVSEWHKLGGQQILDEINASL
- a CDS encoding DUF6259 domain-containing protein; protein product: MIHVVRRTVMVCVACILWCGSLPGLSFADTANVKVTIDSGTAAIDFTYGTINLARGNEGKLTGIRHLAQNNLWNDTATSTVSAKRGHVTYEHTWGSGTSLAELETTVARKYDGTLTVSQHAQTVQPGISGVQWGFIIPDTYDLIIPALGGIRLTAESPDAAYGFSQFTYPDVWEAQMFLVQGAEGGLLVHADDNADFFKTLHVKHENGSFYVGIETQSPAPFQQTTKSVSTDWRLKAYAGDWAKGSAMYREWADGAFGLAESSAKAPDWAKDIGFTVLTDLEDQPMLEELAQRVDAERTLLVVPGWRADPYDVNFPNYEPKPDIAARIDAAQALGFRVMLYVNIFGTSFNNENYTQMQPYQVKDPFTLERKRWEYTAGSEQISFAVINPAAEAWRELFVNKMTALVNEVGPDALHLDQSLLMYNDANGLIDGNNMMQGNIALHRELREALPDIALGGESLNEITTRYESFAQRHAYGIFSASGTWDDSKINQVVPASSAIFAPYTTIYGHPDHANPITEDYFMAWHKVVQNRLGAIPMLTRPNLGQIANPTPLMEQLLDEAGWYQSAQPTADFSNMSDPTLFAFRTANGGSAKYVRDSYGEKLTAYDGNPSGGGTDIMRYLYGAETYPLPGSIPGWLLYDEQKLFGLDPDKTYLYLNQVRDPEGFHVYEWPEDVALKRLSSRSTHTTIVMDDKLQFGDIDLLNYEGPVRAGEVLGDGTVHTTAAPFPTTGGFSYSFPGGGTVQHWGDRILAHPPYAGQWQGGHTWLEFDINLPAAAAASFQAGVQLGSEQNVASSDGVTFKVSAWDKAEAPGDRTVLSEEQFSRSASPTAMELDLSEFAGKEVTLRLETHPGVTVDNDSAVWVAPTVAVATYGGNRSVSFKVNSPLPLTVVQSSYGAASSVSLGNNHYEITAPASGTVYLIHNVSAPVQLPLSLPGAPYHSSLVFEDGSEGQAQSPFGGFPGSGSVLGVEKQGLDAHPPQHGQTHIEYALNLPADTQAVLQGFAGIKDGSEGSQGAGFRIAVNGTVKWSQDIMPGGAWTPFSIPLAEYAGTSVIITLITDSLGDYGYDRAFWGQPALIVQ